The following are encoded together in the Candidatus Coatesbacteria bacterium genome:
- a CDS encoding DNRLRE domain-containing protein, which translates to ITWNNQPGIYETYAVERSFEEPEYGEEYFVSFDVQDIVQAWLNEDIPQYGFRIYDGYMQAISSDSGYYVYRRPKLIFTLSGTNVINTSYGQIKALFH; encoded by the coding sequence ATCACCTGGAACAACCAGCCGGGTATCTACGAGACGTACGCTGTTGAAAGAAGCTTTGAAGAGCCGGAATATGGAGAGGAATACTTTGTATCCTTTGATGTACAGGATATTGTCCAGGCATGGTTAAATGAAGATATTCCACAATATGGATTTAGAATATATGATGGATATATGCAGGCAATATCAAGTGATTCAGGTTACTATGTATATAGAAGGCCAAAGTTAATCTTTACTCTGTCGGGAACAAATGTTATTAATACAAGCTATGGACAGATTAAGGCACTATTTCACTAA